One window of the Cryptomeria japonica chromosome 7, Sugi_1.0, whole genome shotgun sequence genome contains the following:
- the LOC131069338 gene encoding pentatricopeptide repeat-containing protein At3g22470, mitochondrial, which translates to MVHARHVIKFYSKFGMCSIILIHRCFCSKKVYSSRKNISEKTSLPQQSDFHNHIVRLCTTNNVKNAVTEVKKMLEIKSMMPTVVTCNIVLGALTRAKDYNSALGLHNLMVDSGLVPDIVTFNTILNCHCEHGQIESAFQVFMQIEKVGYKPSIVTFGIMVKGLCKVGKMQKAIEFFYQMLAKGHRPDLLICNILMDGLCKQGVGQLKPMMSIYGLMVKGGMCPDIVTFNTILNCYCKIGQIESAFQIFRQLEKMGHRPSVVTFGTIIKGLCKVGRMQDAMELFRQMPHRGLRPGVVIYNTLLDGLCKHGKGIEIVAVLQEMVEQGHSPDMFTYSTWLAWLCQEGKLKEALELMEAMLQKGMPPDVTMYNTVIDGFCKKRRIAEARMIFRHMLEKGQSPNAVTYSTFMDGLCKEDKVGEAMDLLYEMLGKGHNPSTVTYNILLDGLCKADNMQKAASLYEEMLRKGLVPDIATYTTLISGMCKDGSMREAERLFDQMIELGPSPDGITYTVLIAGYCKEGNVLAARKLFEEMMEKCLAPSLMTYSAIIGGMCNEGNFEEALNLFQEMLDKGIIPDDVLYGTLMNGLCKYGRTEEAEKLFNEMVERGHNFKNEMVYQNHNVKGMAGFS; encoded by the coding sequence ATGGTTCATGCGAGACATGTCATTAAATTCTACTCCAAATTTGGTATGTGCTCGATTATATTAATACACAGATGTTTTTGCAGTAAAAAAGTTTACAGTTCTCGTAAAAACATTAGCGAGAAGACTTCTTTACCACAACAATCCGATTTTCACAATCACATAGTACGCCTCTGTACCACCAACAATGTTAAAAACGCTGTTACCGAAGTGAaaaaaatgcttgaaataaaatcCATGATGCCCACAGTTGTTACCTGCAATATAGTACTAGGAGCCCTAACCAGGGCCAAGGATTATAATTCTGCGCTGGGTCTCCATAACCTAATGGTTGATTCAGGATTGGTGCCTGACATTGTTACATTCAACACCATTCTCAACTGTCATTGTGAACATGGTCAGATTGAGTCCGCTTTTCAAGTTTTCATGCAAATAGAAAAAGTGGGTTATAAGCCTAGTATTGTTACCTTTGGTATAATGGTGAAGGGGCTATGTAAAGTGGGGAAAATGCAGAAAGCGATAGAGTTCTTTTATCAAATGTTGGCGAAAGGACACAGGCCTGATCTTCTTATTTGCAATATATTAATGGATGGACTCTGCAAACAGGGCGTTGGTCAGTTAAAGCCTATGATGAGTATTTATGGGCTCATGGTTAAGGGAGGAATGTGTCCCGATATTGTCACTTTCAATACCATCCTTAATTGTTATTGTAAAATTGGCCAGATAGAATCCGCTTTTCAAATTTTTCGGCAATTAGAGAAAATGGGTCACAGACCTAGTGTTGTGACCTTTGGAACAATTATCAAGGGGCTCTGCAAGGTGGGTAGAATGCAGGATGCTATGGAGCTATTCCGCCAAATGCCGCACAGAGGCCTCAGACCGGGTGTTGTTATTTATAATACATTGTTGGATGGGCTCTGCAAGCATGGTAAAGGTATTGAGATTGTAGCCGTCTTGCAAGAAATGGTGGAACAAGGACACAGCCCTGATATGTTCACATACAGTACATGGCTTGCTTGGCTGTGCCAGGAAGGGAAATTAAAAGAGGCCTTAGAGCTAATGGAGGCGATGCTACAAAAAGGTATGCCTCCGGATGTCACTATGTACAATACTGTTATTGATGGATTTTGCAAGAAGAGAAGGATTGCTGAGGCTAGAATGATTTTCAGACATATGTTAGAAAAGGGTCAGAGTCCAAATGCTGTCACTTATAGCACATTCATGGATGGATTGTGTAAAGAGGATAAAGTAGGGGAAGCTATGGATCTTTTATATGAGATGTTGGGCAAAGGGCATAACCCGAGCACtgtcacttataacatattacttGATGGACTTTGTAAAGCAGATAATATGCAGAAGGCGGCAAGTTTGTATGAGGAAATGTTAAGGAAAGGCCTCGTTCCGGATATTGCGACATATACTACTTTAATTAGTGGGATGTGCAAGGATGGCAGTATGAGAGAGGCTGAGAGGCTTTTTGATCAAATGATAGAATTAGGTCCTAGCCCAGATGGCATTACATACACTGTGCTTATTGCTGGATATTGCAAGGAAGGCAATGTTTTGGCAGCAAGGAAACTTTTTGAAGAGATGATGGAAAAATGCCTAGCCCCTAGCTTAATGACATATAGTGCCATAATTGGAGGGATGTGCaatgaaggaaattttgaagaagctttgAATCTTTTTCAGGAGATGCTGGACAAAGGTATTATTCCCGATGATGTCTTGTATGGCACTTTGATGAATGGACTGTGCAAATATGGCAGAACAGAGGAGGCCGAAAAACTCTTCAATGAAATGGTAGAGCGGGGTCACAATTTTAAGAATGAGATGGTGTATCAAAATCACAATGTTAAAGGCATGGCTGGTTTCTCGTAA